Proteins from one Syngnathoides biaculeatus isolate LvHL_M chromosome 8, ASM1980259v1, whole genome shotgun sequence genomic window:
- the LOC133505188 gene encoding myelin protein zero-like protein 2: protein MFLKRILLLFGLVASGMLPVSGIRIYTSGDVEAVNGTDIRLKCTFSSSSNVNPNAIIISWSFRPLKPGREESVFHYQQKPYPPQEGIFRNRIIWAGDIMGHDASIIIREVKFTYNGTYTCQVKNPPDVHGSVGEIRLRVVTTASFSELLLLAFAIGGGITVVVLLLIIIVSCRRCKRKRQRRNGEVEAPRKERKDPTVC from the exons GTATGCTCCCGGTCAGCGGGATTCGTATATATACTTCTGGGGATGTGGAGGCGGTCAACGGAACAGACATTCGTCTCAAGTGTACATTCAGTAGTTCCTCTAACGTCAATCCCAATGCCATCATCATCTCCTGGAGCTTCCGACCCTTGAAACCAGGCCGAGAAGAATCG GTGTTCCACTACCAGCAAAAGCCATATCCTCCTCAAGAGGGCATTTTTCGGAACCGCATCATCTGGGCTGGTGACATCATGGGTCACGATGCCTCCATCATAATTCGTGAAGTCAAGTTCACCTACAACGGCACTTACACTTGCCAAGTCAAGAACCCGCCAGACGTCCACGGCTCGGTTGGAGAGATTCGACTACGTGTCGTCACTACAG CCTCTTTCTCTGAGCTTCTGCTGCTGGCGTTCGCCATCGGGGGAGGGATCACCGTTGTGGTTCTCCTCCTCATCATTATAGTGTCCTGCAGGAGGTGCAAGAGGAAGAGACAAAGGCGGAATGGGGAAGTGGAGGCTCCTCGCAAAGAGAGAAAAGATCCCACAGTATG